A single region of the Salvia miltiorrhiza cultivar Shanhuang (shh) chromosome 8, IMPLAD_Smil_shh, whole genome shotgun sequence genome encodes:
- the LOC131000137 gene encoding UDP-D-apiose/UDP-D-xylose synthase 1-like → MATARVDLDGNPIKPITICMIGAGGFIGSHLCEKLMAETHHKVLAVDVYSDKIKHLLEPSSLPWADRIQFHRLNIKNDSRLEGLIRMSDLIINLAAICTPADYNTRPLDTIYSNFIDALPVIKYCSENGKRLIHFSTCEVYGKTIGCFLPKDSPLRQDPANYVLSEDSSPCIFGPIEKQRWSYACAKQLVERLIYAEGAENGLEFTIVRPFNWIGPRMDFIPGIDGPSEGVPRVLACFSNNLLRREPLKLVDGGESQRTFVYIKDAIEAVHLMIENPTRANGQIFNVGNPNNEVTVRQLAEMMTQVYSKVSGEPPLDTPTTDISSKEFYGEGYDDSDKRIPDMTIINRQLGWNPKTSLWDLLESTLTYQHRTYAEAVKKATSKPVVS, encoded by the exons ATGGCGACCGCCAGAGTAGATCTCGACGGCAATCCGATAAAGCCGATCACCATATGCATGATTGGCGCCGGCGGCTTCATCGGCTCGCACCTCTGCGAGAAGCTGATGGCGGAGACGCACCACAAGGTTCTGGCGGTGGATGTGTACAGCGACAAGATCAAGCACCTCCTCGAGCCGTCGTCGCTGCCCTGGGCGGATCGCATCCAGTTCCACCGCCTCAACATTAAGAACGATTCTCGCCTCGAAGGCCTCATTCGGATGTCGGATCTT ATCATAAATCTTGCTGCTATATGCACTCCAGCAGATTACAATACGCGCCCGCTTGACACGATCTACAGCAACTTCATTGATGCTCTCCCCGTG ATTAAATACTGCTCGGAAAATGGAAAGCGCCTCATTCATTTCTCCACTTGTGAAGTATATGGGAAAACAATTGGTTGCTTTTTACCCAAAGATAGCCCATTGCGGCAG GATCCTGCTAACTATGTTCTATCAGAAGATTCCTCCCCTTGCATATTTGGCCCCATTGAGAAACAGAGATGGTCATATGCATGTGCAAAGCAGTTAGTTGAGAGGTTGATATATG CTGAGGGTGCTGAAAACGGTCTTGAATTTACAATTGTGAGACCCTTCAACTGGATTGGACCCAGGATGGACTTTATACCTGGAATCGATGGCCCAAGTGAGGGCGTTCCAAGAGTTCTTGCCTGCTTTAGCAAT AATCTCTTAAGGCGTGAACCACTGAAGCTTGTGGATGGTGGTGAGTCGCAGAGAACATTTGTTTACATCAAAGATGCCATCGAAGCTGTCCATTTGATGATT GAAAACCCAACGAGGGCTAATGGACAGATATTTAACGTTGGCAACCCTAACAATGAAGTTACGGTCAGGCAGCTTGCTGAAATGATGACTCAG GTTTACTCAAAGGTTAGTGGAGAACCTCCACTGGATACACCTACGACTGATATAAGCTCCAAAGAATTCTATGGTGAAGGATACGATGATAGTGACAAGAGAATTCCTGACATGACCATAATCAACAGACAACTTG GTTGGAACCCAAAGACTTCGCTTTGGGACTTGCTTGAGTCGACTCTTACTTACCAACACCGGACATACGCTGAAGCTGTAAAGAAGGCAACTTCAAAACCGGTGGTGAGTTAA